In one window of Mercurialis annua linkage group LG4, ddMerAnnu1.2, whole genome shotgun sequence DNA:
- the LOC126677474 gene encoding cell division protein FtsZ homolog 2-1, chloroplastic-like isoform X2: MAACVSPYCTPSDTRNPIGMLSVLGGRVSVENHLGLARVASLRMYDDKNRFLGATQKANFSHFECSAQSHSVSPYPNKDPFLDLHPEISMLRGEGNNSVATPRKDTSSGTVTDTLGHDSSPSNYNEAKIKVIGVGGGGSNAVNRMIESAMRGVEFWIVNTDVQAMKMSPVFPENRLQIGQELTRGLGAGGNPEIGMNAAKESKEAIEEALFGSDMVFVTAGMGGGTGTGGAPIIANVAKAMGILTVGIVTTPFSFEGRRRAVQAQEGIAALRDSVDTLIVIPNDKLLTAVSQSTPVTEAFNLADDILRQGVRGISDIITIPGLVNVDFADVRAIMANAGSSLMGIGTATGKTRARDAALNAIQSPLLDIGIERATGIVWNITGGSDLTLFEVNAAAEVIYDLVDPTANLIFGAVIDPSLSGQVSITLIATGFKRQEENEGRPLQVNYRREM; this comes from the exons ATGGCAGCTTGTGTGTCCCCGTATTGTACGCCTTCCGATACTCGAAACCCCATCGGGATGTTGAGTGTTCTCGGAGGGAGAGTGTCCGTGGAGAATCACCTAGGATTAGCAAGAGTTGCCTCTCTTAGAATGTATGATGATAAGAACAGGTTTTTGGGTGCCACCCAGAAGGCAAATTTCTCTCATTTTGAATGTTCGGCTCAGTCTCATAGTGTTAGTCCTTATCCCAACAAGGACCCTTTTCTCGATCTGCATCCTGAAATTTCGATGCTTAGAGGTGAAGGGAACAACTCAGTGGCTACCCCAAGGAAGGATACTTCGAGCGGAACTGTTACTGACACCTTAGGGCATGATTCTAGTCCGAGTAATTATAATGAAGCTAAGATTAAAGTTATTGGTGTTGGAGGGGGTGGGTCTAATGCAGTCAATCGTATGATAGAGAGTGCAATGAGGGGTGTGGAGTTTTGGATTGTCAACACAGATGTCCAAGCTATGAAAATGTCCCCTGTATTTCCTGAAAATCGTCTGCAAATCGGTCAGGAGCTGACTAGAGGTCTTGGAGCTGGAGGTAACCCGGAGATTGGAATGAATGCTGCCAAAGAAAGCAAGGAAGCAATAGAAGAGGCACTTTTTGGATCTGATATGGTCTTTGTCACA GCTGGAATGGGTGGGGGAACTGGCACCGGTGGAGCTCCTATCATTGCAAATGTTGCAAAGGCAATGGGTATATTGACAGTTGGTATAGTCACAACGCCTTTTTCGTTTGAGGGTCGGAGGAGAGCAGTTCAGGCCCAGGAAGGAATTGCAGCTTTAAGAGATAGCGTTGACACACTGATTGTCATTCCTAACGACAAGTTATTGACTGCTGTTTCCCAATCTACCCCAGTAACAGAAGCATTTAACCTGGCTGATGATATTCTGAGACAGGGGGTCCGTGGTATCTCTGATATTATTACA ATTCCAGGATTGGTGAATGTGGATTTTGCTGATGTGCGAGCTATAATGGCAAATGCAGGATCTTCGTTAATGGGGATAGGAACTGCAACCG GGAAAACAAGGGCAAGAGACGCTGCATTAAATGCAATTCAGTCACCTCTATTAGATATTGGCATAGAGAGGGCAACTGGAATAGTATGGAACATAACTGGTGGAAGTGATTTGACTTTATTTGAG GTAAATGCTGCAGCAGAGGTTATTTATGACCTTGTAGATCCAACTGCGAATTTAATATTTGGAGCAGTAATTGATCCCTCATTAAGTGGTCAG GTCAGTATAACTCTAATTGCAACTGGATTCAAACGGCAGGAAGAAAATGAAGGCAGGCCCCTTCAG GTCAACTATCGGCGGGAGATGTAA
- the LOC126677474 gene encoding cell division protein FtsZ homolog 2-1, chloroplastic-like isoform X1 has protein sequence MAACVSPYCTPSDTRNPIGMLSVLGGRVSVENHLGLARVASLRMYDDKNRFLGATQKANFSHFECSAQSHSVSPYPNKDPFLDLHPEISMLRGEGNNSVATPRKDTSSGTVTDTLGHDSSPSNYNEAKIKVIGVGGGGSNAVNRMIESAMRGVEFWIVNTDVQAMKMSPVFPENRLQIGQELTRGLGAGGNPEIGMNAAKESKEAIEEALFGSDMVFVTAGMGGGTGTGGAPIIANVAKAMGILTVGIVTTPFSFEGRRRAVQAQEGIAALRDSVDTLIVIPNDKLLTAVSQSTPVTEAFNLADDILRQGVRGISDIITIPGLVNVDFADVRAIMANAGSSLMGIGTATGKTRARDAALNAIQSPLLDIGIERATGIVWNITGGSDLTLFEVNAAAEVIYDLVDPTANLIFGAVIDPSLSGQVSITLIATGFKRQEENEGRPLQAGQLSAGDVTFGVNRRPSSFTEGGSVEIPEFLKKKGRSRYPRA, from the exons ATGGCAGCTTGTGTGTCCCCGTATTGTACGCCTTCCGATACTCGAAACCCCATCGGGATGTTGAGTGTTCTCGGAGGGAGAGTGTCCGTGGAGAATCACCTAGGATTAGCAAGAGTTGCCTCTCTTAGAATGTATGATGATAAGAACAGGTTTTTGGGTGCCACCCAGAAGGCAAATTTCTCTCATTTTGAATGTTCGGCTCAGTCTCATAGTGTTAGTCCTTATCCCAACAAGGACCCTTTTCTCGATCTGCATCCTGAAATTTCGATGCTTAGAGGTGAAGGGAACAACTCAGTGGCTACCCCAAGGAAGGATACTTCGAGCGGAACTGTTACTGACACCTTAGGGCATGATTCTAGTCCGAGTAATTATAATGAAGCTAAGATTAAAGTTATTGGTGTTGGAGGGGGTGGGTCTAATGCAGTCAATCGTATGATAGAGAGTGCAATGAGGGGTGTGGAGTTTTGGATTGTCAACACAGATGTCCAAGCTATGAAAATGTCCCCTGTATTTCCTGAAAATCGTCTGCAAATCGGTCAGGAGCTGACTAGAGGTCTTGGAGCTGGAGGTAACCCGGAGATTGGAATGAATGCTGCCAAAGAAAGCAAGGAAGCAATAGAAGAGGCACTTTTTGGATCTGATATGGTCTTTGTCACA GCTGGAATGGGTGGGGGAACTGGCACCGGTGGAGCTCCTATCATTGCAAATGTTGCAAAGGCAATGGGTATATTGACAGTTGGTATAGTCACAACGCCTTTTTCGTTTGAGGGTCGGAGGAGAGCAGTTCAGGCCCAGGAAGGAATTGCAGCTTTAAGAGATAGCGTTGACACACTGATTGTCATTCCTAACGACAAGTTATTGACTGCTGTTTCCCAATCTACCCCAGTAACAGAAGCATTTAACCTGGCTGATGATATTCTGAGACAGGGGGTCCGTGGTATCTCTGATATTATTACA ATTCCAGGATTGGTGAATGTGGATTTTGCTGATGTGCGAGCTATAATGGCAAATGCAGGATCTTCGTTAATGGGGATAGGAACTGCAACCG GGAAAACAAGGGCAAGAGACGCTGCATTAAATGCAATTCAGTCACCTCTATTAGATATTGGCATAGAGAGGGCAACTGGAATAGTATGGAACATAACTGGTGGAAGTGATTTGACTTTATTTGAG GTAAATGCTGCAGCAGAGGTTATTTATGACCTTGTAGATCCAACTGCGAATTTAATATTTGGAGCAGTAATTGATCCCTCATTAAGTGGTCAG GTCAGTATAACTCTAATTGCAACTGGATTCAAACGGCAGGAAGAAAATGAAGGCAGGCCCCTTCAG GCAGGTCAACTATCGGCGGGAGATGTAACCTTCGGAGTCAATAGGCGACCCTCTTCTTTTACCGAAGGCGGTTCAGTGGAGATTCCCGAGTTCCTCAAGAAGAAAGGCCGTTCTCGCTATCCAAGAGCTTAA